A window of Aminivibrio pyruvatiphilus genomic DNA:
ATCTCGAAAGCCAAACGACAGCCCCTCTTTTCACAGAATTGAAAAGAGGGGCTGTGTAGTGCCCACCAACGATGCACAATCCTGTGTTTGCAAGGCTTCCCGTTTCAAACCCGGCGAAGTCGGGAGGTCCAGGCCATCCACATGATCAGCGGCGGCTGAGCGGGTTTTCGTTTCCGGGCGGGAAAATGCCCAGTCCCGCTTTTTGTGAACAAATCCCCGCTCTTTTTCCGAAGAGCGGGGATATTCTTCCGGTATTTTGACAAACGGGGTTATCCTGTATAATACTTTCTATATTTTCTTCCGAGCCTTTTCTCCTTCGGCGGGGCCATGGAGGAAGGCCGGCAGGGTACCGCGGGAAACGGCGGCGCCTCCTTTGGGAAAGGAAGACGGTTCAATGTCCCGTGTGAAGGAGGTCGGAAGGTGTATTCGCTCCCAGTGCTGATTGCGGAACCTGATCCTATGCTTCGCGCCCTGTACCGGAAAGTGGTTCTTGACGGACAGGGATATTCCTTTGCCGGTTTCGCAGAAAAGGGGGAGGAGATCGCTCCGCTTCTTTCGAAAACGACGGTAAATCTCGTACTTCTCGATATCGCTCTTCCCGGCTTCAACGGTCTGGAGGGATTTCGGCGCATGCGGGCGGATTTTCCGAGGGTGGATTTCATTATCCTTTCGTCGGAAAAATCACCTGATACTGTCCGCGGGGCCATCTGTTCCGGAGCCTTCGACTACCTGATCAAGCCCTTCGAATGGGAGCGGCTCACCAGGGCCCTGGCGGCCTACAGCGAGTATTATCACGGCCTGGTGGGAAGAGACATGCCCTGGCGGCAGGAGGACCTCGACCGCCTTCTCGGCTTCAGAAAACGGCTTTCGGGAGCTCCGGAAGGGGCCCCCAAGGGCTTTCAGGAGACCCTGCTTATCCGCCTTGGGAAATTGCTGCAGGAATCGAGAAAACCCCTTTCCGCGGCGGATGCCGGCAGAATGCTCGGCATTTCACGCTCCGGAGCCCGCAGGTACCTGGAACTGCTCGTCCAGCGGGAGGAGGT
This region includes:
- a CDS encoding response regulator — encoded protein: MYSLPVLIAEPDPMLRALYRKVVLDGQGYSFAGFAEKGEEIAPLLSKTTVNLVLLDIALPGFNGLEGFRRMRADFPRVDFIILSSEKSPDTVRGAICSGAFDYLIKPFEWERLTRALAAYSEYYHGLVGRDMPWRQEDLDRLLGFRKRLSGAPEGAPKGFQETLLIRLGKLLQESRKPLSAADAGRMLGISRSGARRYLELLVQREEVAVDFELTTVGRPQKLYFATGPVVRKEQNHAKLSNN